The following is a genomic window from Dehalogenimonas sp. 4OHTPN.
TCGATATGGTAGTTCTTATAATCTACCACGTTAAGACCCGAAGTCAAGCCCTCCTCGACCATTGTCAGCGCGGAACTTTGTCCGGCGTGGGTGGCGGTGACCTTGATGACCGCCTCGCCGGCGCGGACGCAGACAACATCCGAAGGACAGCGCGAGTCCGATTCCACGGCATCGAAGCGGATTTTCAGGTCTTCCCCTTCGATGACCGCCGACTGGCCGGTCTTGAGGGTGAATTTCTCACCCAAGGCAGGGCTGAGGCCGCCGCAGCCGGCGGCGACCGCCGCCAAGAGAAGCGCCGGAACAACCAGCTTCAACCAGATTTTCATCATGTCCCCCTCGATAAACCAGTATTGATGATAATTATAACGCTCAACCACCGAAGCAGTTACTTGCGGGCGAACTTCAACCGCCGGGCGTTCACCGCCACGATGACGGTTGATGCCGACATCAGCACCGCGCCGGCAGCCGGGGAAAGGAGTAAGCCCCAGGCGGCGAAGATGCCGGCTGCCGCCGGGATGGCGACGGCGTTATAGCCGGCAGCCCAGGCCAGGTTCTGGACCATTTTTCCGTAAGTTGCCCTCGACAGGTCGAAGACGGCCAGGACATCCAGCGGGTTGGAGCGCACCAGGATGATGTCGCCGGTCTCGATGGCGATGCCGGTGCCGGCGCCGACGGCGATGCCGAGGTCGGCCTGAGCCAGCGCCGGGGCGTCATTAACGCCGTCGCCGGTCATGGCTACGGACAGGCCCCTCGCCTGCAGTTCTTTGATCTTGGATGCCTTCTGCTCCGGCAGCACGCCGGCGAAATACTCGTCCAGCGACAGCTCGGCGGCCACCCGGGCGGCGGCTTCCTCCCGATCGCCGGTCATCATCAGGACCCGCTTGCCCATGGCCTTCAGCCGCGCTACGGCCTGTTTCGACTCCGGGCGGATGACGTCGGCCAGGGCCAAAACTCCGGCAACAGCCCCGTCGAGGACGACAAAGACGACCGTCTTGCCCTGCGCCAGCAGCGGCTGGACTCTGGAACGGTCGTAGTCGAGTTTCAGTTCGCCGACATGACCGGGACTGGCGACCATGACGTCCCGGCCGCGGACTTTGCCCCGGGCGCCGCGCCCGGGCAGCGACTCGAAAGCCTCGACCGGGCGGGTCTCGGCGGCAGCCTCGACGACGGCGCGGGCGAGGGGGTGGGCCGAGTGGGCTTCGACGGCGGCAGCCAGGTTCAGCAGTTCATCGCGGTCGAATCGCTCATCAAGCACGGCGACATCAGTAACGCTGAACTTGCCCCAGGTCAGCGTGCCGGTCTTGTCGAAGACGACTGCGTCAATGTTTCTGGCCCGCTCGAAGGCGCCGCGGGCGCGCACCAGCAAACCGTTCCTGGCGGAAAGGCCGGCGGACACGGCGATAACCAGCGGCACCGCCAGTCCCAGGGCGTGGGGGCAGGCGATGACCATGACGGTGACCATGCGCTCCACGGCGAAGACCGCCGGCTCCTCCGAAAACGCCAGCCAGGCAAGCAGAGTCAGCAGCCCGGCGGAGATGGCGATGCCGGTGAGCCACCGGGCCGCCCGGTCGGCCACATCCTGGGCGCGGCTCTTGGAAGCCTGGGCTTCGGCGACCAGCCGGGCCATCTGCGCCAGATAGGATTCCTCGCCGGCGCCGGTGATCTTCACGGTGAGCGACCCCTCGCCGTTCAAGGCGCCACCGATGACCTTCGCCCCGGAGGTTTTTTCGACCGGCACCGATTCACCGGTGAGCATTGATTCGTCGACGGCGCTCCGGCCGTCAATGACCTCGCCGTCGGCCGGCACCTTCTCGCCTGGTTTGACCAGTACCCGGTCGCCTTTGACCAGCCTGTCGGCAGGAATATCCTCGGTCTTGCCGCCATCGGCGATGCGATGGGCTACCGCAGGCAGCAGTTTGGCCAGTTCCTCGACGGCGCGGGAGGCGCTCGAGACCGATTTCATCTCTATCCAATGTCCCAGGAGCATGATATCCACCAGAGTGGCCAGCTCCCAGTAGAAGACCTCGCCCGGGAGGCCGAAGGTCACCGCCGCGGAGTAGAAAAAAGCCACCGATATGGCCAGGGCCACCAGGGTCATCATGCCGGGGTTACGCTCGGTCAATTCCCGCCTGAAACCGAGGAGGAAGGGCTTGCCGCCGTAGATGTAGATGAAAGCTGACAGGGCGAACAGGACGTAGGCATCGCCGGAAAACCCGACGCTGAAGCCGAAAGTGTCCTGAATGAAGGGCGACAGGGCCAGGATGGGGATGGTGACGGCCAGCGAAACCCAGAAACGGCGGGCGAAATCGGCGACGGCATGGCCGGCGTGGCGGCCGCCGCTCATCTTCTGGCGGTCGCCGTGGGTCATTGTCAGCCCAGCCTGGTCTCCGGGCTTCGGCGGGGGAATCGGCATCTCTTGACCGGGGTGTTGCATCGAGCCCTGCGGCATCGAGGCGTGATTGCCACCGACGCCTTCCGTGGGGTGGTGCTGCCCGTGACCTTCAGTCATAGCCGACTCCGAATCGAGGTCGTTCCATGACTATTCTAGGCCACGGGGAGCGGAAGGCGGTAATAAAAAAGCGGCCTCTTATTGAGGCCGCTTTTTTATTGATGGGCTATTCAGGACTAATGGCAGGAGCCGCAGGAGGAAGAAGAGCAGCTGGAGCAGCCGCCGCCGCCGCCGATGCTCTGGCCGCCGGAGCCTTTAGCCATAAAGGTGGAGGCGATGCGCCTGGCCTGGCCTTTGCAGGTGGGGCATTCGGCGGGTTCTGTCGACTGGCTCATCGGGCGTAGCAGGTCGAATTTCTTGCGGCAATCCATACAGCGGTATTCGTAGATAGGCATTGTTCACTTTCCCTCTTCAAGGATATTATGTATTCTAACCCCAAACCGGCCGCGGCGTCAATTTCAAACGTTCCAGACGCATCCGGTTGTTGATTCCTGCCCGCGATATGATACTATACAATTTGTTGCCGGAAAGGTCGCAGAAAGCGGGGTAAAAGAGATGATTTTCGTTCTTTTCTTTTTCATCATGGTCGCCGGATACGCTTTCCTGGAGTATTACTTCCGGAAACACGGCGCCCGGGTCACCATGTACGACCGCTTCGTGGGCGGCGTCGGCGGCATATTGCTGCTG
Proteins encoded in this region:
- a CDS encoding zinc ribbon domain-containing protein, whose translation is MPIYEYRCMDCRKKFDLLRPMSQSTEPAECPTCKGQARRIASTFMAKGSGGQSIGGGGGCSSCSSSSCGSCH
- a CDS encoding copper-translocating P-type ATPase, producing the protein MTEGHGQHHPTEGVGGNHASMPQGSMQHPGQEMPIPPPKPGDQAGLTMTHGDRQKMSGGRHAGHAVADFARRFWVSLAVTIPILALSPFIQDTFGFSVGFSGDAYVLFALSAFIYIYGGKPFLLGFRRELTERNPGMMTLVALAISVAFFYSAAVTFGLPGEVFYWELATLVDIMLLGHWIEMKSVSSASRAVEELAKLLPAVAHRIADGGKTEDIPADRLVKGDRVLVKPGEKVPADGEVIDGRSAVDESMLTGESVPVEKTSGAKVIGGALNGEGSLTVKITGAGEESYLAQMARLVAEAQASKSRAQDVADRAARWLTGIAISAGLLTLLAWLAFSEEPAVFAVERMVTVMVIACPHALGLAVPLVIAVSAGLSARNGLLVRARGAFERARNIDAVVFDKTGTLTWGKFSVTDVAVLDERFDRDELLNLAAAVEAHSAHPLARAVVEAAAETRPVEAFESLPGRGARGKVRGRDVMVASPGHVGELKLDYDRSRVQPLLAQGKTVVFVVLDGAVAGVLALADVIRPESKQAVARLKAMGKRVLMMTGDREEAAARVAAELSLDEYFAGVLPEQKASKIKELQARGLSVAMTGDGVNDAPALAQADLGIAVGAGTGIAIETGDIILVRSNPLDVLAVFDLSRATYGKMVQNLAWAAGYNAVAIPAAAGIFAAWGLLLSPAAGAVLMSASTVIVAVNARRLKFARK